The Macadamia integrifolia cultivar HAES 741 chromosome 3, SCU_Mint_v3, whole genome shotgun sequence genome segment GAAAACAGTACCAAGCATGTGTGTCTAGCCATGTGCATTAGACAATGTTTGGAGTCCTCTAGAACAGAACCATTGATTCGTAAAATTTGTGTACATGTGAGATTACTTAATCGACTGGCTATTGGTGTGAGTTGATATCTCAAGCTTTTTGAACAAGGAAACCTGTTTCTTATCAACCAACAGCTCATCTCACTGAAAGGCTAAATTTCTTGATTAATGTAGTAATGTTGCCTAGCTAGTCTTTAGGTTATTTTCTCAAGTTCATGGATTATGTGGAATTACAGCAACTAAAAGGCACAATGCAGTTGAATATATATTaagattgacattttttttactaggtattgtttgaattttttttactgaaTTTCAGTAATTTCTTCACTTTTCCGTCTGTAATGACGGTTTTGGAAATGGTAACAGGCTTTATCAGCAGCTATCTACTGGTTGAACTTACAGGTGGCAGCAAATTATTGATCGATTGACGGATTCGAGGTTTATGCTTCAAATCATGGCCTTCTTATTGATTATCCTGTTGCTGAACAAAAGCATTGCCTGAGGGTAAAGTTGAGCTAGCCTCCAAAGTCCAAGCAGGGCCAAGAGATTTCCAGGTTTCCTATGCAACTGATGAATCTGCGGCAAGAATCTGTACATGCTGGAGTTGTTGTCATCTTCTGTTGAACATTAAAATTGCTGAGGTATTGAAATTCTTAGAGTCCCCACTTTTCGCACAGCCATGTTTTATGATCCAATAACTAGAGTAGAATCTCATATCGTTTTGGGGTCAATGCCAATCTAGATTGGATTCTGACGTCGTTGTTTGATGTATAGAATTGATTTTTCCGATTATGATTAATAAAATTCCTTTCTGCTGTCAATTGCATGTTCCGTCATACTGCCTGTTCTCATCAACTCTCgctcccccacacccccccccccaaaaaaaaaaaaaagggcagctTGTTCCTTTCTGTTTGCTTCTTTTAGCTTAGATCCTGGCAGCTTACCATGGTCGCGTGGGTGATTTTGTATGCAGTACATGAGTCCACAGCAGCAGGGTTGTAGGAATCAGTATCATACAGCTGATCTGTATCAGTCTTGGTTGTGACAGATATTGATACAAGTACCTGACCAATAGGTATTGCCCGATATGGTACGATTGTGGGTTTCTTTAATGAAAAAGCCTTTTTGATTCAGTATCCGACTGGTATGGGTGTGATTTCATAGACTGATACCGGGGTCCCGATATCGTGAACCAAAACCGTGGTTGATAGCATTGCAATCGGGATTCCGATATCGTGAACCATCCTATCCTCCGCTAGACGGATAGGATTTTTTCTCTATATACCTTTAGGGAAATAGGCTACCTGTAGTACACGCTCTCTCATAATTATTGACACATTTTCTGTTCTCAATAATTATGTGGCCCCGTAAAATGAACTGACTTACTAAATGCATCTCCCTCTACCCCCTCTGAAACAAATTTGGCTTTAGGATCCCTATTTCTTATCTTTATCAACCTTGTCATTACGTATCAAACATGTATGATTTTTCTACACATATatgttgaaaattttattaaatatgtTCTCCATTTGCATAAGATAGATACAACCATCAACCATGGATGGGTAAGACATGGAATGACAGATACCCCAGGAGTTGTAGTAACATGGTAATTGGGTCTGTTGTCTAATGAACAGGAGGAGGCAGACACGGTCACACGGGAtggtataatataatatatatatatatatatatatatcagataCAAACACACAGATATAGAGATAGATGCAAAGCAACTCAAGGCTGAACTCTTTAAGTGAAGACGCTTAGTGAGCCTCAAGGGGTACTAAGCTACTGACGTAGGCTTTCCTGGCCGGATGCTCCTCTTGTGGACGGTTAAATGGAGTCCACACTGGCTCCTCCACGAACAACCGCATCagctgccaccaccaccaccatcagtGAAAACCCATCaggcaaaaaaataataaaatttcaaactcACCAGTGATACATGCAAATAACAGAGATTGACAATGGATCTATAATACTGTTCATACCTTGAGGTAGTTACCAGTGTCAAGGGCGAGACGATGGTAAATCCCAGAGGGCAAGACGATCATGTCGCCCTCCTTGATCCAGATGCGAACCCAACGATCCTCCTTATCCCTCACATCGAAGTACCCACTTCCTTCCAAGCAGTAACGTATCTCTTCGTTGGCGTGGATGTGCTCTGTGTAGAAGTTCTTCACCTTCTCCTCGTAATTCTCCAATTTCTCTGGGCTTATATCCAGAATATCCATGTAGTTATAGCCCCTGCTTTCTCTAATATTACGCAGCTCCTCATCGTTCTCGTAATTCTTTGGGTTCAATTTCCAGGACAAGACTCCCAGCTCTGCCAAAATCTCATTCAATCAAAAACACAAACAATAAACGGGTGAAATACGGTTAagtcaaaaaaggaaaagggtcACCACCTTCTAGCTTTCTCAGAGGCACGAACTGTTTTTTATCCTCGCTGCTCTCCTCCATGTACCATGCCTTACAAGTTAAACAAATATCACAATCAGAACTATAATCGATTAGCTGAAACAGGATCAAGGGAACATCGTAAGGTAAACCCACCTCTAACGCCATCTTCGCTTCTCAATTCTCAAAAGTTCTCTCTCAGGGGTCAATCTACAAACACCCTGCGTACCAATTTGCAACTATCACAGTCCTCCCTGTCTCCACCGATCGGCCATGAAAATTTATAGAGAAGTGGAGAATTTGGAATCCTGAAATTTGCGTGGCGTATCTGAATTTTGTGCTTCGTGTTGAATCATGCATGCTTCGCAGCGTCACATCTTAAAGATCATGCTTTCGCTGTTTGTATTTAATCTCCACTGTGACCATGTGACCCATGTACTGAACCCAGAGTGATAATCACCTCATGGGCACCTTAGATAAGATGATTTGAAGATCTCTCTCTTATCGTCTGCTTGAGATGCTCGAAGAGCCACAAGTAGGGTCGGATTcctttgaaccaaataaatttATCTTGGGAAGGCAAAGGGATACATCGTCACTTATATCGTCACTTGATAGATAGCTTCAGTTGGGGCAACAGGAGAGGAGACACGAGTTCCTCTGCATGAAACATCAACTTCCACATTTTCTCATACAacctgggaaaaaaaaaaataataataataataagggaaaaggttgggtacacagccgatatcaagtatgctagcacctattgtgtctatatctctctttcattttttttgaaatgaccctcatatcttTCTTGAATGATACTctatcatgtgttcctattggtgctatcagctagcatacttgatatcgacggcatacctatccctctccctaataataataataaataaaagaaaaatcccctaTGATGTAGTGATCTCCCTTTCCCTTATTCAATCCTCTGTGGAAATTTGGTTCGTTTTGTTTTCCCTTATAAACTAATTGCAATATTTAAGGCAGGCTTTTGATTACAAAGGGAATGGGTCTTGGATCTCTTGTATTTAAAAGGGTGTGTTTGGGTCCCACCTTAATTTTGGGCTAATAGACCCACAAAGGGCCAAAACAGTGTTTTGATTGGATTAGGGttgagtttttcttcaccaacGGTAAGGATAATATTTTTATCCATGGGTTCTGGCACTTTGATGAAATTACGGAAGAAATGTCATAGACACTTCGGATAGTCATCATGtagatttttcttcttgtgcCGAGGAAAAACATTACTTTACTCTTCTTTAGATCATATTTGCATAAGAATGCAATTGTTATGTTTCATTAAGCATGATGTTAATTGAAAGAGTTgatttatcaccaaaaaaataagtaaTCAGGCTTAGGTGTCAATTCAGGATCGAAATCATAATCGTCTTGCTAAATTGTCTCATTAATGAATGAGATGGTATTTGAATCTGACTTTGGTagcaaataatgaaaaaaaatggacaCTTTTAGACATGATTCCCAATAATATCAGTATTGTTTTAAAGGGTATATTTCATGTTCTTGTGTTCAAGTTTTATGACTATATTTTGATGTATTGTGAATTTGTCATAATCTTTTATCTTATAGAGGTTTTAGCTAGTGGACCTTTagttctatttctagaaacttGTTTCGTTATTCTCTACTAAAACCATATCCAAACTTGTTTATTTTGTCATTATTAATTTTTAGTTATCATTTTTAGAAGCTTACATATGATCTTGGGAGtttcaataaataaaaccaTGAAATTCATCATGATTTCatcttttaaattgtttttaaaAACAAGGGATACCTTAGATCTTACGATCAAAAAAAGATCCACAACATTAATAAGCCATATTGTTAAGAACCATTAAAATTGTTCTCCTTTATATATTGCCTAGAACTCAGGAATTGTCTCATCCCATCCCATCTCGTCAGTAATTAGGACTGGGCCTAAGTTTGGTTCGTTAACTAAATTGAATGGTTATGGAATTGGCACCTTTGGTACCAATACCAAAAGGACTCATCCCAAATACCGAGAATTATCCCgattgataaaaataaagaaccAAATACAAGGTAACAAAGGTAAATGACTATTTAACTCTAGGGTAAGAGAATACAACTAAAATATAGAATTCTAGCAACAAGTAGTGAGTGTGCTAAATGGCTAAGAATGTGGAAGagtttagtctcacattggTCAGGTAGTGTctaattgctttttttttttttagaagggtctctccaccctaaaagcTTGAGCTTCTGTGTTGAATACCATCATATTTGCAAGAATTTTCTTGTAACACTTATGTGGCTGGACCCATTTGAGTGAGATGTGTCGTAGTTTTTACACAGATGCTTCTACTATTTGGCATTCGTCaatgttttttgttctttgggGAGTTAGATTCCACTATATATATGTGCACACTGCACGTATGCTCAATGTAGGACACGTGTCCCATCTACTACCATTTAGAAAGAAAAGGGGCATTCTCAAAAGTAAAAATAACATGTCCAATGCTAAGTGCATGTGCATTGTGATGTAGGTGCAGTGAAGCTACGCTTTTCTATGGAGGAGGGGGAGCGGTTAAGGGTTTAGATTCAGAGAAATTGCTTGACTGACCACTTGTTGTTGGTGTCATGTCTGGATGAAtttatatttgaattttttatttactaaCCTCGTTGTTTCTACTATAAGTAGAAAGAAACATGTGTCAAGGCTGAGGCAACAAAACCAACTCGTAGGAGCAATTGTAGTTAACAAACAAGATACTTTCATACCTATCATGACAAGGCCAGGTGTTAGTGGATGATCACACTTACTCCAAAGTTGCTTGGCCTTTAGTTCTTGTCATAAATAAACATCTGAATATTGGATAGAGGCTCATCTATGGTTTGGTTATTCAACTTCAACAACAATTGAATGTAGGAGAGTTTTACATTGTCAAGAACTTGTAGAACACACTTATCACATTCAAAATCTTTGAAATTGTTAAAACACATGTAGGGTTGCATACCGCCAATCACTATATAAAACTGTAGATGCCCCTAATGGTGTAACCCGGGTGTTATGAAACAACATCCAAGATGAAACAACCTTACAAGTCCTTTCAGTAGTTGTTGCACTTACTTACTAGACCATAACAAAAACCTACTAAGTTGAGATCAATTGAAAAGAAGTAAGAAACTCACAAAAGCAGtaataaaatgaaacaaaggAGTGTCGAAACCACAGAGGTAGAGAGTGTGTAAGAGAGA includes the following:
- the LOC122073885 gene encoding 1,2-dihydroxy-3-keto-5-methylthiopentene dioxygenase 1-like codes for the protein MALEAWYMEESSEDKKQFVPLRKLEELGVLSWKLNPKNYENDEELRNIRESRGYNYMDILDISPEKLENYEEKVKNFYTEHIHANEEIRYCLEGSGYFDVRDKEDRWVRIWIKEGDMIVLPSGIYHRLALDTGNYLKLMRLFVEEPVWTPFNRPQEEHPARKAYVSSLVPLEAH